The DNA region TGTTTACTCAAGAACATGTTTTGCAAATGATTAATACTCAAGATATTGATATAGAAATTTCTTAATACTTTAATATTGATCACATAGTCCTAGAAAATGCTTATATGCATCATAAGTTTTATATAGTGGGCTGACTTTATATGACCTGCATACGCTTTCGCCTTTCTAAATACTTGAAGATAGATGTGTTATGTTTTTGGGtggtataaaataaataaatctattaatTATTGAGCAGTTTGGTTTAGTTCAGATgactggtatatatatatattccatggGCAAGTTAACTAGTTTAATTTATGAGGGACAAAAGAAAATATGCTAGAAAAAGTATCTAAATAACTTGGGCATTACTGATATATTACCATGCATAGAATCCAACAGGGATAAATTTATCTATGAAAATGTTCCCAACTGGTTGGACAGACTGCTAATTGTTTTTATAGTTAATTTTTGCCATTTCGTGGTGAATACTGCATATCCTGCTTACCTAAGATTGTTTTTATAGTTTCTCTATCAATTTTCTATATACTCTCTTTTCGTTGTATTTTTGCACCCTTTTGAGATTTGGTAATTCTGAGGTTCTCATTTTCACTTCCATTGTTTAATCCACTGTTAGTTTATTAGATGTATTGGGAAGTTTACTCAAAATAAACAATTAAATCTGACACAATAAGTTTATTGCAGTCATATAAGAAGGCTTTAAAGGCAGATCCTTCATACAAACCTGCTGCAGAATGCCTTGCTATTGTTTTGACAGATCTTGGGACAAGCTTAAAACTTGCCGGTAACACTGAGGAAGGAATTCAGAAGTATTTTGAAGCACTTAAAGTAGATAGTCACTATGCTGTATGTTCATGAATCTTATTTGCCTGGTTACTGTTTTTGGGCTTTCCCTCTAATTTTTGGGGTTTGATATGACACCACCTTTATACTTCAGCCCGCCTATTACAACCTTGGAGTTGTTTACTCCGAGATGATGCAATATGATTTGGCTCTAAACTGCTATGAGAAGGCTATCCTAGAGAGGCCCTTATATGCTGAAGCATACTGCAACATGGGTGTAATATATAAAAATCGGGGTGACTTGGAGGCAGCTATTGCTTGCTACGAAAGGTGACATCCAAGTTATTTTTTTGTTTAACATAACTATAATGGTTCATTTCTCCTGCTTCATAATTATTGTGGGTATTTTGTTTTCCTGTATCAGGTGCTTAGCTGTGTCTCCAAACTTTGAAATTGCCAAAAATAACATGGCAATAGCTTTGACAGACCTTGGGACTAAGGTCAGTTATTTATCTCAGTCTGCGTCATACATATTCTAAGTGCCTTTGCAGTGTGCACCTCCAAAATCAGTTGGGCCCTTGTTGTAATACTCGTgctatatttttattttgcttTTCTCCAGGGTGTCATTTTCTGGCCTCTGTTGGTGTTCCACTTTTTCATGCTTAAAAGATTGAGTATACATGTTCCCCATGTcaaagaaattaaaatcttttaatgcaTTTCAAGTAGAATATCCATTCAGATGGATTATCACTAATTCCATATACTTTCTTAGTTAATGTGGCATTGATTCATGCTAGTCTCTCCCAACTATATCGAAAGCCTGTTGTTTCATGTTTTACAAGATTTGCATGATAGTCAACAGGTATGCTCCAGAAAGTAAAAACAAGGAAAAGATATAGGACTGATGTGTTTGAAGACCTAAAAAAAGGATTTTAGTTCTGAATTTGCCCATTCAAGTTTTTAAATTCACAATTCACCCTCCCATCCATTTTACCGCAGTCACTGTGATTAACGTCCCTCGTGATGGTCCTAGGACGGGTTGATGAGGGCAAGCGTAATCGCCTTTTGCCCAATAGGAGTTAATATGCAGAAATATCTTTAGTTGAATGTTTTTTTGTGACATAGTTCTGGTTGGATACAAGGTTCTGCTAGATAATAATTCTATGTGCACTAATGCATTAACCATCTCACTGGCTCAGTTCAGGAAGCATTTCAGGATTTTCCTTTAATAGTAGCCAAAAATATCATACTAGCTTGGTACATGTCAGTTCCTTTCAACAGTTTTGTTGTGGCTCTGGTTACTCTTCAAAAATATAGCTTAAAACTTTAGTGGCCTCTCTGTACCCATTTGGTTCTTATGTATGTACCTAATTCTAAATTGCAATTTTGAAGCTTTCTATAGAATTTGCCACAGTTCTTTTACACATCTGAAGTGCAGCTAACATCATGCTGCTGCTCACAAAGGATGTTTAAAAATGTTAGGTCATTTGATAATCAAGCTGTGAAGTTCTGCAATGACATAGAGTGATGGCTTATTTTTAGAATGATACCTGATTACAAGCCTGATAAATATGGGATATCAGCATTTACTACCTCAATAGGTTTTTCATACGATGTGTGTTTCATCAATTTACATCCACATAAACATTATGGACTTTGTTGGTTCTTACAcggctgaccaagtgggcaaTGTGATTGTTGGAAGTTGgaataacttaataaaattattttttatttaattcataGTTTAATATTGTTATAATTATAACTTCCTTTGACAGTTGTattgcttctaatctcccttcAATTAACCCATGCAATTTCCTAAAATTAATGGACTTGTATCTAAGTCAAGATCTATAGTTATAACAGCACCACTGAGACTGGATGATGACAGTTAAATGAGGTTTCTGCATCTGGGAACAATCTTTGCTTCTGTCTTGTTTCATTATTTTGATTTCAATGTTCTGTTCCTGTTAGTTGTTTTTTACGTGATCAAAGTTCTCATAGCATTGTTCTATGTACCCATTTTCATAATTCCTCTGAGATTCTGTTTTCCTTATCTGTGGCTCGTGCACTTTATTTTATAATCTTTTTTCTTGATGTATCATCAGCATAATTTGAACTTGGACTGAAAATTTGAAGTGAAGTCCAGCAATTCGGAATTTGGTAGGATTTGTATGGTTAAAGTAGTTTCAATTTTGTAAAAGTTCCTGTAGGCCAGGATTCTTTTACCTTGGTATTGATGCTTTTTCCTAGTTCATGCCTGTGAGAATCAGGTTACAATGGAACAACTCACCTAAAGCACTAGAATAAAATTTGCACTGCCATGTCTCAGCTGTTGAGGTGTACTTTAGGAAAATCttaagaaaaaaatgaaagtttttgcAAGGATCGCACCTTGAAACCATATTATGCCTTAATCAGGATGTAACACTGTAGAGTAGATATCCTCACTAAAAATCATGCAGTCTCTTATATTTGTCTTTACATTAATTCATTAGTCAATGATTATATTACAGAGGAATTGTCTGGTGGACTCATCTATGTGAACAGGTTAGCTCTAGACTTTATCAGCTGTGCATAATTTACTGATTAAAAGAAGGAATCTTGTTTTATTGGTCCCACAGGATAATAGTTCAAATATCATGTTCCTGGACTAATTTTACATATTCATCTAGTCTTGTTGAAGATCAATTGTCCTGATAAATTGAATCTTTAGTCCtacaaattaatattaaaaattgaagaaaataGAATATCGGTAGATCCTTTCAATTTTGAATGAGGCAAGTGTTTGACTGAATTTGGTAATTAGCCTAAAAACTTAAAAGTGAGTTCTCGATGAGGCCGATATTGTTGGCGcagcgggaccggcaagaggggagtgaattgcctgcaaaataaaagtataccctcctcgattATTTCAACTCAAACAGTGCAATAGTAATAAAGTAAATtaacagaaataaagaaaaagaattcaacaatttacttggttacaaccaagaaggttgttaatccaaggcaatagGAAAAGCtctgaaagatctccttctctgaaggcggagaagccttttacactttggaagcttagaactattgttaggaatgactacagagttgaTTTTCGTTAGTTCCCGAATagctgttcgagacccctttatataggggttccaagacttatccagttcacTTGATCTTCGGAATCAggatttgactcgagagggatcggttgaccgatccccaggttcggtcgatcgaacctgcgTACTGCCTAGCTTTCCGTCCAGATGCAGTCTGTGTGGATCGagcctgcgttcggtcgaccgatcccattgttcggtcgaccgatcagccaacggtctctccCTGAGATGGCCCGATCAGcatgctcgactaagtctctggtttatctccggttcggtcgaccgttcagaaggttcggtcgaccgatcagccaacggttgGTTGCTGACATGTCACCAACGGTTGGCTTCTGATgattggggttcggtcgaccgatcatggcttccggtcgaccgaacacttgtcaagtcaacttcccggttgacttgctttggttccgctcgcttgggtgattgcggccaaccggaatagggctcacccgaacccaattcccggccttctcctcgagcagtcttccgtcccggctttacgtccctcgaacgtcgcgcacgttcttctcgcccaccagtgtactcttccgcagctctctcgtccttcggacgcaccgagcccgtcggctcccttctcgtgccgtccttctcgctagctgtgtcttccgctcgacttcctgcgctcttgagctcatgcacacttagaaacagggatcaaacacaaagtaggacctaaccaacttggttgatcacatcaaaacatccacaGGGATCAACAGATATTAACACAAATCTCAAATTAATATTTATCTAGTCTTATTGAAGATCAAATGTTTCTTGATAAATTGAATCTTTAGTCTTACAAGCCAATGTTAGAAATCAAGAAAGTAGAGTATGACATTGCTCTTTAAATTGCTAATGTGGTAAGTGTATAGATACTGAATTTGGTTATCTGCTTGACAAGTCAATTTCTTCTCTTATATTAAGTGCTTCTCTAGAAGGACCTTtagtgcaacggtaaagttgttgtggGACCTTGTGGTCATGGGTTCGAGTCAGAAATAGTCTCTTGAAGTGCAAGATAAGGCTGCTTATAATAGACTCAATAAGATCCGATCCTTCCTCATTgttgggagcttcgtgcaccatgTTGTTGTTTATATTAAGTATTTCTCTAATCTTCAGGAATCATCTATGCACTAACACTTTGcttaatttgttaatttaattatttttacaacTATGAAAGTAATTCTGCATGCAGTGATATTGGGCCTTTCTGCTATTGTTAACTTTTTTCTCCATTGAGTGATTACAGattacaatttattttaaaattaattacagtTTGTTTAACTGATACGTTATATTTTTAGGTAAAACTCGAGGGTGATATAAACCAAGGTGTAGCATATTACAAAAAAGCTTTGTTTTACAATTGGCACTATGCTGATGCGATGTATAATCTTGGTGTTGCATATGGTGAAATGCTTAAATTTGATAAGGTTAGTCTTATTTATACATTACAATATTTTGCATCTTGTGGAAAGTGTGATGAGTTGCTTAATCCTGTACGGGGTGTCATCAAAGCATGGGCCATCTGTAGCTTAATATAGAGTCATCTAACAACTGTCTTTGTTtgtgtttcctttgttttactATCTCTTCTTTCCTGCAAGATACTCTTTGACACTTGAATCTGAATATTCATGAAGGCAATTGTGTTTTATGAACTTGCATTACACTTCAATCCCAATTGTGCGGAGGCTTGCAACAATTTGGGAGTTATCTATAAGGACAGAGACAATCTGGATAAGGCGGTGGAATGTTACCAGGTATGTTCTGTTTTTCAGTCCTCCATATTTAAAAATTTGATATATCTTTATCTGTAGTGTGATATTGCTCTTGATATTTCTGTTGACACTTGGTTATTTTTTCTAGACGGCTTTATCTATTAAACCAAACTTCTCTCAATCGCTAAATAATCTTGGTGTGGTCTTCACTGTCCAGGTATAACCATCTAGATTATGGATCACTTGTCAAATTGTTATGtgaatttactattttttttcaaaaatgacttCTACCGGTAAGTTGACAGTATTGCAAAAATGACATTCTTCTGTATAGGGTAAAATGGATGCAGCTGCCAGCATGATTGAAAAAGCCATCATTGCAAATCCTACATATGCTGAAGCATACAATAACCTAGGTTGGTTGTGCATCTATTCTCTTCATTTCTACTGTCTTTGGTTTATCACTTAAGATAATGATTTGAAGATGTGTCTTTGCTCTTACCTTTCTGAGATGCTAGGAAGTCCAGAGTGGTTGGcacttttttaagttttaaatgccTATGGGCTTCCCTTATATCTCTGTCAGGAACCATATGCCCCTTTATGGTAACTAAGGGAAGGTATCTATTTTAGATTTTAGGATTTTGCAAATAGAATCTGACAGAAGATTGTTGTCTGACTAGAGGTGTCTCAGCTCTTCTGTTAGAGGTTTTGGTATAAATATGCAATTCGGTCTAGATTATTTGGTACAATAGTATCCTATACCAGTAGATCTATGTAAATGCTCATATCAATCTATTGCAGTtatattatatttctttttgatttatttttatcagAGGGTTTCCATAGTTATCCTAGATTATTTTGTACTGTAGTATCATATTCGAGGAGATCTATGTAGATGATTATATCAATGGATCACGGCTATATTATATTTCTTGTTGATATCTTTGAGAGTTGCTGTAAGAAATTTCTTTCGTACTCTCACTATATTTCTTGTTTAGGGGTCCTCTACAGAGATGTGGGCAGTATTAATCTGTCTATCGAGGCTTATGAGAGATGTCTCCAGATAGATCCTGATTCACGTAATGCTGGTCAGGTAACATGCTTTTTTGGATTTGTCCGTCTTCATATTCTCATCATCTATATTTTCATACTCCAAGATGTGAATTCTTTGCTTGTTTCTTGACATCCTAAACCAAGTCTATTATGCATATTATTCAAGTGACTTTTGGACTATACCTAGCTCCCATCTGACTAGGGCTAGCATGATGGATTGCTCCTGACACCTAATGTTGACAGTTGGCATGCTGGTTCCAAATCTGTCCTGTTTTTCTCGGGGAGTAAGCATGTTATGGCATCATGTCATGCATACGAATAGAGTATATTGAACTGCCACCTGTCTGGTACAACACTATAACAGCAAACCATTTGTTTTTGTTTCCATTGCAACCAGTTCTTATTGTTTATCTTTATACCCTTTCCCTATTCTCCAGTATGATAATCAATATAATTAAGGTTTGTTGGAGACTTTGATGCAGATGACCATATTATctcatttaaattattttgacatATTGTGAAAAAACCAAAAACTTGCTTTATACCTTCCTCTTCACGATGCTTTGACTTTTGAGCATGCCTATGAATCGATGACAAAACTACATGGGTGTATGCAAATGTTCTTTTTGTTTGTGCCTTTTTTttcatatataaaattaaatatctctcggatactattattattaattttatctttctAGTACACTCATCTTAGCATTCTCCTTTTTACGGTAATTTtattttgctttatttttttttattatgcgtTTTTTGTAATTGTGAAAACTATGATCCTTAAAATCGCAgctggtcatccataattaaagTTTTTCCTAAACCAAGAGCAAAAATTAGTTTGAAGAATCAGCTGATCTGAGTCTGCCTGGTTGAATTGGATCTTGATTGACTGAATTTGAGCTGATTTTGCTCAAGATGTTAACTCGCATAGGACCGAGAAATTCTAGTGTAAAGATCAAGGAGATATCATAAATTAACAAACATAGGAAGAAATTGGCTAAAATATGAGAAATGGGCAGAAATAGGTCTATAGTTGCAAATGGGTAGTAaaagtaattaaaataaaaagaaacatactgattGGGGTGGAGAAGGAGAGGCTAGAGTGATGAAGCAGTGGAAGAGATCTACAACTACTTTCTAGAGGCACCATTTTCTTAATATTTGATTGCTTTTACTCTGATGGGATAACCCTATATCTTTAAGTTGCATTGCTGACCTATTTGATTATTACTGTCAATTATCATCTCAATTAACCAGGTACCATTAGGTCAGAGTACCTGGTGAAAATACTTCTTCACTAATCTGTATGTAGTTTTGCAGAATCGACTCTTGGCAATGAACTACATAGATGTGGGTTCAAATGATAAACTTTTTGAGGCGCATAGGTAGTAACAATTTCCTAACCAAAAGTCttgcttcatttgtttgtttttgCATCTTCCATTAGAGTGATTTTTCTTTGAAAGCACTAACTTTTTCATTTTTTGGTAAATTAAATAGAGTTATTTTATTAACTTATTTGGGAAAGGGTTTATCATTCTGATAGTTACTTGTAATTCATAGTTGTCATGTTTTTTTATATAAAGGTTTCATTATTTATCTGGAACTAGGATTAGCATAATATTTTTTGAAGCATATCAATTTCATGTCCGTCAATATTTGCCTACACTTGCTTGAATAAGTTTATTTCTTGGTTGCTTTATGATTTTTCATATACATTATATGGCTTGATTCTAAGTTAAACTGTTGCTTAGGGAATGGGGAAGGCGCTTTATGAATCACTATGTGCAATATACCACTTGGGATAATCCTAAAGACACAGACCGACCACTGATAGTTGGATATGTGTCCCCTGATTATTTTACTCACTCTGTTTCCTACTTCATTGAAGCACCTCTTTCTCACCATGACTATGCAAACTATAAGGTGATTGTATACTCTGCCGTTGTCAAGGTGAAAAttctccttttccttttatttctatttttctccTTATGTTTGTTTAGTTAAATCATTCTCCTTGCACCTTTTCCTTGTGGACTGTGGCCAAGTCTTTTCCTTTTCTGTTTTTTTCTCTTTAATATTCTTGCCTTTGCATTTTGAATAACCATTTTCCCAGCATTTTGAATATAACCATTTTTCCATTGCTGATTTGTTACTTGGTATGATTCTTTAGGCCGACGCGAAGACACTTAAATTTAAGGATAGAGTTCTGAAAAAGGGTGGTGTGTGGAGAGATATTTATGGTATAGATGAGAAAAGGGTGGCTAGCTTGGTTAGAGATGATAAAGTTGATATATTGGTGGAGCTTACTGGACACACTGCAAATAATAAATTGGGCATGATGGCTTGCCGGCCTGCTCCAGTCCAGGTAGTAGTTGTACTTTTCTTTCTTCATGGAGTTTCCTGTTTCCCTTCTTCCTGCTTTTCTTTCATGTTCATAGCTTAGTAGGATTTAGGTTACCAGCATTCTACTAGCGTGTTGTTCTTATGATTGGTGGTATATGATGATTGTTAGGCAACATGGATTGGTTACCCAAATACAACTGGTTTGCCAACAATTGATTATCGGATAACAGATGAGTTAACGGATCCACTTAATTCAAATCAAAAGTAAGTCTTAAATTATGTCATTTTTAACATATAAAGATTGCCAATTTCGTGCTAATGTTAATGGCTAATTAATGAGGGATAATATTTTTGGCAGGAATGTTGAAGAATTAGTTCGTCTCCCAGATTGTTTTCTCTGCTATACGCCTTCTCCTGAGGCTGGTCCTGTTACACCAACACCGGCTCTTTCCAATGGTTTTATCACCTTCGGAAGCTTTAATAATTTGGCTAAGGTAGCacctaaaattatattatttattaattattttttttggaaattaaagctatgatataattttattttatttatatttgtcaGATAACACCAAAAGTATTGCGAGTTTGGGCAACTATATTATGTGCAGTTCCCAATTCTAGACTCGTTGTCAAGTGCAAGCCTTTCTGTTGCGAAAGTGTTAGGCAGAAATTTCTCTCTACATTGGAGCAGATGGGGTTGGAATCCTTGCGAGTTGATCTATTACCCCTTATCCTTCTTAACCATGATCACATGCAAGCATATTCCTTGATGGATATAAGGTGCAACATTGACTTAACTTTCATCCTTGTACTTTGTTTATGACAAGAAATCATCTTTATTCAGGCAACGCATTAACTGATCTAAAACAACTTTGGCAGCATGTTTATTCGCATTGGCTAATTGTTTTTCATTATCTAATATGTCCTTGTCCTTATTTCTGGTGATCTTCCTTGccatttcataaaaaaaaagtaCATTAAAATCTGATTTATGTTATGTTTTTTTGTTCAAGAAATTAAGCTGTCTTAAAGTGAAGAATTATTTTAAAGTTCGACTAACTTTTTTATGCTTAAGATTTATAGTTTGTTAGGCAAATACAACTTGCTAATGCTTACTAATACGGTGATAAAACCCAAAATGGATCACTTTCTGTTTATACTTTTTTCATTTGGAACTTCCACACATTTACTGTTATCTTTTTATTCAAGTCGAACTTTAGTTGTGGATACCAGTGCCAAACTTTAACCGTGTTGATTATGAAAAAACTGTTTTATTCTTTGTCCAACTTTTATGTCATCTCCTAATAACATCTATAtactttttcctttttgtttcttCGTCTGCTTTTACATATTATCAATCTATTAGAGCACATTGCAGGCCTTGATTTTCTCTACGTGAGTTCAATTTCAAAATATCACTGTTATATCCTCAATAATAAATTGAGTTTATAGTCCACTAATACTGTGTTTACTTGGATAGAAATAATAAAGGAAATGGAGTAAAACTATCAATTTCTTCTGTGTacttgaaaagaaataaaaagtgaGAGGAATATGATTCCTTCCAACTCTACTTTATTTCTGCTCAAGTTGTGCGAAAATGATTGAAATAATATTTAAACATCTAATAAAGACAATGAAGTAATTATTATTACTTGTGTGGTCTGTGTTCAAGATTTGTTACTTTGCCTAGTCTTTTACCTTGCTATGGTTTATTGAAGAATGACTACCTGCTTTTGCAGCTTGGATACATTTCCATATGCAGGAACAACTACTACTTGTGAGTCACTGTACATGGGAGTTCCGTGTGTCACAATGGCGGGTTCTGTTCATGCTCATAATGTCGGTGTCAGCCTTCTGACTAGAGTTGGTAAGAATATATATCAATGGTTAAACTTCTGGATACATAGCACTGGAAGTAATTTAACATATTTATTCAAACAAAATTTATATCAGAAATGTACATCAATACTACACGTTCTAGCTATACTCTTTCAAGCAGTTGCATGGCTATAAAAATGAGGGCAGATCCTCTGGTTGCGGACCAGGGGAGGACCACTTACATGCATTGGTGGGGAGTAATAGGTGGGGACCATGACTCCCCACCAATACATACAAGTGGCTCCTCCTCTGGACCGCAAAAAGTGGATGGATGTGGGTTGTATACAAATTAGAAGCAAGGGGAGTTGAATTTGCAATGATTTAGTGAGCATGTGGCTTATACATGTTAACAATCTTTTGCCAGGATTCATTAGATAACCTTGttgagaattttattttattttattatcttaaCATCCTaagttctagtttttttttttctttatgtatTCTGCACATGTGCCTGTCCCCTGAGTCTAGTTTTGGTGCAGGTTTGGGCCGGCTGGTTGCGAAAACAGAAGAGGAATATGTCAAATTGGCATTAAAGCTGGCTTCGGATAT from Zingiber officinale cultivar Zhangliang chromosome 4B, Zo_v1.1, whole genome shotgun sequence includes:
- the LOC121977157 gene encoding probable UDP-N-acetylglucosamine--peptide N-acetylglucosaminyltransferase SPINDLY, producing the protein MAWIEDTDNGNKRECALLENGCPKALKTSLDECSTQPEVPLLRRKIEGNGALTYANILRSRNKFADAQLLYESILEKDKTNLEALIGKGICLQMQNQLRQAFGCITEAIKLDPFNACALTHCGVIYKDEGHLSEAAESYKKALKADPSYKPAAECLAIVLTDLGTSLKLAGNTEEGIQKYFEALKVDSHYAPAYYNLGVVYSEMMQYDLALNCYEKAILERPLYAEAYCNMGVIYKNRGDLEAAIACYERCLAVSPNFEIAKNNMAIALTDLGTKVKLEGDINQGVAYYKKALFYNWHYADAMYNLGVAYGEMLKFDKAIVFYELALHFNPNCAEACNNLGVIYKDRDNLDKAVECYQTALSIKPNFSQSLNNLGVVFTVQGKMDAAASMIEKAIIANPTYAEAYNNLGVLYRDVGSINLSIEAYERCLQIDPDSRNAGQNRLLAMNYIDVGSNDKLFEAHREWGRRFMNHYVQYTTWDNPKDTDRPLIVGYVSPDYFTHSVSYFIEAPLSHHDYANYKVIVYSAVVKADAKTLKFKDRVLKKGGVWRDIYGIDEKRVASLVRDDKVDILVELTGHTANNKLGMMACRPAPVQATWIGYPNTTGLPTIDYRITDELTDPLNSNQKNVEELVRLPDCFLCYTPSPEAGPVTPTPALSNGFITFGSFNNLAKITPKVLRVWATILCAVPNSRLVVKCKPFCCESVRQKFLSTLEQMGLESLRVDLLPLILLNHDHMQAYSLMDISLDTFPYAGTTTTCESLYMGVPCVTMAGSVHAHNVGVSLLTRVGLGRLVAKTEEEYVKLALKLASDISALGELRMSLRELMSKSPICDGSKFARGLESTYRDMWRRYCRNDVPAIRHMESLRDQPPLSNEIMVKFSGQKNNIDSEQLNHQTQSQINGVTVNHTLSPKKSSYEANGN